In the Thermomicrobiales bacterium genome, one interval contains:
- a CDS encoding MarR family transcriptional regulator, whose protein sequence is MPTDRLTESLMMLWRELHLLSSPIEHGEITAQQYWLLRHLNLRGQSSIGELATALGISQSSTTTACKRLERDGLVRRARCADDERVVRVSLTDSGKAQIEAWRGRRREMLAHLLDPLEQSERDELQRVVDHVLEAAGVGEPRLLQKD, encoded by the coding sequence ATGCCAACTGATCGGCTGACGGAAAGCTTGATGATGCTCTGGCGCGAGCTGCATCTGTTGTCGAGCCCGATTGAGCATGGGGAGATCACAGCCCAGCAGTACTGGTTGTTGCGTCACCTGAACTTGCGCGGTCAGTCGAGCATCGGCGAGTTGGCGACGGCGCTCGGTATCTCGCAAAGCTCGACGACGACGGCCTGCAAGCGGCTGGAGCGCGATGGCCTGGTGCGGCGCGCTCGCTGTGCCGACGATGAGCGCGTCGTGCGCGTGAGCCTCACTGACTCAGGCAAGGCGCAGATCGAAGCCTGGCGCGGCCGCCGGCGCGAGATGCTGGCACACCTGCTGGATCCGCTGGAGCAATCGGAGCGCGATGAGCTGCAGCGTGTGGTTGACCATGTGCTGGAGGCCGCCGGCGTTGGCGAGCCGCGCCTGCTGCAGAAGGATTGA
- the cadA gene encoding cadmium-translocating P-type ATPase — MQAHEHHEQHGGHGGHGNHATEFRNLFWIMLILAIPVVAFSPMFADLVGYSVPDWSGWISPILGTVVYFWGGWPFLTGARDEIRARAPGMMLLIGLAISVAFLASWGAKLEVLPHDLDFWWELALLIVIMLLGHWLEMRSLAQTTSALDSLAALLPDEAERVDGDQIVSVPPSELQVGDIVLVRPGGRVPADGRVVQGTASVDESMITGESQPVRRGEGDSVVAGTVATDSGLRVEITAVGDDTTLAGIQALVAQAQNSSSRAQRIADRAAGLLFWFALSAAVLTAIIWAVVGLPDEGVVRTITVLVIACPHALGLAIPLVVSIATERSARAGILIKDRLALESMRTVDTVLFDKTGTLTKGAPVVVEIVSAGEMPPDRLLALAAAAEAESEHPLAKAIVSEAQKRAIAVPPAADFSSAPAVGVRAIVDSRVVQVGGPNLLEQEGGHELEVANDWRREGAIILHVLVDSVVAGALRLADEIRPESFDAIRDLHRRSLQVVMITGDAEAVAASVARELGIDEYFAGVRPEDKAARVQELQSRGQKVAMVGDGVNDAPALAQADVGIAIGAGTDVAIASAGVILASDDPRAVSSVIKLSEATYRKMKQNLWWAAGYNLIAVPLAAGILAPVGFVLPMAVGATLMSLSTIVVALNAQLLRRLNLRPAALATTPA; from the coding sequence ATGCAAGCGCATGAGCATCACGAGCAACACGGCGGCCACGGTGGGCATGGCAATCACGCCACCGAGTTCCGCAACCTGTTCTGGATCATGCTGATCCTCGCGATACCGGTCGTCGCCTTCTCGCCGATGTTCGCCGATCTGGTCGGCTACAGCGTCCCCGACTGGTCCGGCTGGATCTCGCCGATCCTCGGCACAGTTGTCTATTTCTGGGGTGGCTGGCCGTTCCTGACTGGCGCGCGTGATGAGATTCGCGCCCGTGCCCCCGGTATGATGCTGCTCATTGGTCTGGCGATCAGCGTCGCATTTCTGGCGTCGTGGGGCGCAAAGCTCGAAGTCTTACCGCATGATCTCGATTTCTGGTGGGAGCTGGCTCTCCTCATCGTCATCATGCTGCTGGGCCACTGGCTGGAAATGCGCTCGCTCGCTCAGACAACCTCAGCGCTCGACTCACTCGCCGCACTCCTGCCCGACGAGGCCGAGCGCGTTGATGGCGACCAGATAGTCAGTGTTCCTCCCAGTGAGTTGCAGGTCGGCGACATCGTCCTCGTTCGACCGGGTGGGCGGGTTCCTGCCGATGGCCGTGTCGTCCAGGGAACAGCCAGCGTGGACGAGTCGATGATCACTGGCGAATCCCAGCCGGTCCGTCGTGGCGAGGGCGATAGCGTCGTCGCCGGCACGGTCGCAACCGACTCTGGCCTGCGCGTTGAGATCACCGCGGTTGGTGACGACACCACCCTTGCCGGCATCCAGGCACTCGTCGCACAAGCGCAGAACTCGTCCTCGCGGGCGCAGCGCATCGCCGATCGCGCAGCGGGGCTGCTGTTCTGGTTCGCGCTCAGCGCTGCCGTGCTGACCGCGATTATCTGGGCCGTCGTTGGTCTGCCGGACGAAGGTGTCGTTCGAACGATCACCGTCCTTGTCATCGCCTGCCCGCACGCCCTCGGCCTGGCTATTCCGCTCGTCGTCTCGATCGCCACTGAGCGCTCCGCCCGGGCCGGCATTCTGATCAAGGATCGGCTGGCGCTGGAGAGCATGCGCACGGTCGACACCGTGCTGTTCGACAAGACCGGCACGCTCACCAAGGGGGCACCGGTGGTGGTCGAAATCGTCTCTGCTGGCGAGATGCCGCCTGACCGCCTGCTGGCGCTGGCCGCCGCGGCCGAGGCCGAATCCGAACATCCACTGGCGAAGGCCATTGTCAGCGAGGCGCAGAAGCGCGCTATCGCCGTCCCGCCCGCAGCCGACTTTTCCTCGGCACCGGCAGTTGGCGTGCGCGCCATCGTTGATAGCCGGGTAGTCCAGGTCGGCGGACCAAACCTGCTGGAGCAGGAAGGCGGACACGAGCTGGAGGTGGCCAATGACTGGCGACGCGAGGGCGCGATCATCCTGCATGTCCTCGTCGATTCGGTCGTTGCCGGCGCGCTCCGGCTGGCCGACGAAATTCGGCCCGAGTCGTTCGACGCCATTCGTGATCTCCACCGACGATCACTCCAGGTGGTGATGATCACTGGTGACGCCGAAGCGGTTGCAGCCTCAGTTGCCCGCGAGCTGGGCATTGATGAGTACTTCGCTGGCGTCCGCCCTGAGGACAAGGCTGCACGGGTCCAGGAGCTGCAATCTCGCGGTCAGAAGGTTGCGATGGTTGGTGATGGCGTGAATGACGCACCAGCGCTTGCGCAGGCTGATGTCGGCATCGCTATCGGTGCCGGGACGGATGTCGCGATCGCGTCGGCCGGTGTCATCCTTGCGAGCGACGATCCACGGGCCGTCTCATCGGTGATCAAGCTATCGGAGGCGACCTATCGCAAGATGAAGCAGAACCTGTGGTGGGCTGCTGGCTACAACCTGATCGCTGTGCCACTGGCAGCCGGTATCCTCGCGCCAGTCGGCTTTGTTCTGCCAATGGCCGTCGGTGCAACGCTCATGTCTCTGTCGACAATCGTCGTCGCGCTCAACGCTCAACTGCTCCGTCGACTGAACCTGCGGCCGGCAGCGCTCGCCACCACCCCTGCCTGA